In one window of Zhongshania aliphaticivorans DNA:
- a CDS encoding DUF262 domain-containing protein, which translates to MRTSATNRRLRVLLTAISNKSLVPQPDFQRRLVWSNKDKVAFVRTVLEGFPFPEIYIAAGKVDPKTGEGCELLVDGQQRITTLYQYFKGSEDLKLPAELVEYSKLDEQKQLEFLEYEVVVRDLGSKPIDEVKEIFQRINSTSYGLNTMEIHNSRYAGGFKTFAETMSEMEFFSTYRIFTPTDIKRMNDVRFCLGMLSAIIVGYFNRDKEIEPLLERYNEEFDRAEEFEERISKVINSIERLNFPTSSRAFKKADFYSIFIEIYKALYLHKKKIDISKTRANIDEFFEKVEKASENKEKDPIANDYYKAALQGSNDRNNRILRGNAIQNLIV; encoded by the coding sequence ATGAGAACATCCGCAACCAATCGGCGTTTACGTGTTTTATTGACGGCAATAAGTAATAAATCCCTTGTGCCTCAACCAGATTTTCAAAGACGTTTAGTATGGTCAAATAAAGACAAAGTGGCATTTGTGCGAACTGTTCTTGAGGGTTTTCCGTTTCCAGAAATATATATTGCTGCTGGAAAGGTCGACCCGAAAACTGGGGAGGGGTGCGAGTTACTAGTCGATGGCCAGCAAAGAATAACTACTTTATACCAATATTTTAAAGGTTCAGAGGATTTAAAATTACCTGCAGAGCTAGTCGAATATTCAAAGCTTGATGAGCAAAAACAATTAGAGTTTTTGGAGTATGAAGTTGTAGTAAGGGATTTGGGGAGCAAGCCTATCGATGAGGTAAAAGAAATATTTCAGAGAATTAACTCTACTAGCTATGGTCTTAACACAATGGAAATCCACAACTCAAGGTACGCCGGTGGATTCAAGACGTTTGCTGAGACGATGTCTGAGATGGAATTTTTTAGCACTTATCGAATTTTCACACCAACAGATATCAAGCGAATGAATGATGTTCGATTTTGCCTAGGAATGCTGTCTGCAATTATCGTAGGTTATTTTAATCGAGACAAAGAAATAGAACCGCTTTTGGAGCGTTATAACGAAGAGTTTGATAGGGCTGAAGAATTCGAAGAGCGTATTAGTAAAGTTATTAACAGCATTGAAAGGCTAAATTTTCCTACTTCATCCAGAGCATTTAAAAAAGCGGATTTTTATAGTATTTTTATTGAAATTTACAAAGCTTTGTATCTTCACAAGAAAAAAATTGATATCTCGAAAACCCGGGCGAATATAGATGAATTTTTTGAAAAAGTTGAAAAGGCTTCTGAAAATAAAGAGAAAGACCCAATAGCTAACGACTATTATAAAGCTGCTCTTCAGGGTAGTAACGATAGAAATAATAGGATTCTACGAGGGAATGCTATTCAAAATTTAATCGTTTAA
- a CDS encoding VOC family protein produces MRNIAATIQDYFLGLQHIGYVVDDLETSLAEFAQIYGVDLTSVRLEPEAGVDSPSRFAFFSVAGTEFELIEACDPDLKALIETYPSGAGGINHTAWRVRELDKVMSLLADKGIVPGHVTPAGPVTFGNKTLVYLDPKTTGGHLIELIEIAE; encoded by the coding sequence ATGAGAAATATCGCGGCAACCATACAGGACTACTTTCTTGGTCTTCAGCATATTGGCTATGTTGTCGATGACCTTGAAACATCATTGGCCGAATTCGCACAGATTTATGGTGTGGACCTAACGTCAGTGCGCTTGGAGCCAGAGGCTGGGGTGGACAGTCCTAGCCGCTTTGCTTTTTTCAGCGTTGCGGGTACTGAATTTGAGTTGATTGAGGCTTGTGATCCTGATTTGAAGGCGTTAATCGAGACCTATCCCTCAGGCGCGGGGGGCATTAACCACACCGCTTGGCGGGTTAGAGAACTGGACAAGGTTATGTCGCTACTCGCCGACAAAGGGATTGTGCCGGGCCATGTGACCCCCGCTGGCCCGGTCACATTTGGCAATAAAACTCTGGTGTATTTAGACCCAAAAACCACGGGTGGGCATTTGATTGAATTGATAGAAATTGCAGAATGA
- a CDS encoding GAK system ATP-grasp enzyme: MPELKIAVVGIPGKWSTEVLADALEAQTGFRLVVDMAEVSLDLSLGALMYRGANLCDLDGIVVKKISAEYNPDTLNRLEMLRFAEAKGVRVFSPASSMLGLINRLSCTVTLRQHDIPMPDTVVTEDIDEAMFAVRSFSEAVCKPLFSTKARGMCVIDANQSDEALAAELRAFQALNPVMYLQRKIELPGRDMGMVFLGGEYLGSYARVSQSDSWNTTINSGGRYALAEPPATTIAMAQRAQAAFDLDFTTVDVADTDNGPIVFEVSAFGGFRGALDGAGIDAATLYSKYAIEKIQI; this comes from the coding sequence TTGCCTGAGTTAAAAATTGCCGTGGTCGGCATTCCCGGAAAGTGGTCGACGGAAGTATTGGCAGATGCCCTAGAGGCGCAAACGGGTTTTCGCTTAGTGGTCGATATGGCAGAAGTGAGCTTGGACTTGAGTCTTGGAGCACTAATGTATCGCGGGGCTAACCTCTGTGATTTAGATGGCATTGTGGTGAAAAAGATCAGTGCTGAATATAACCCAGATACCTTAAATAGATTGGAAATGCTGCGTTTTGCAGAGGCTAAAGGGGTAAGGGTATTTAGCCCTGCCTCAAGTATGCTGGGTTTAATAAACCGCTTAAGTTGTACGGTGACGTTACGCCAGCACGATATCCCTATGCCTGATACGGTGGTGACAGAAGATATTGATGAGGCCATGTTTGCGGTTCGCTCCTTTTCCGAAGCGGTATGTAAGCCATTATTTTCTACAAAGGCGCGGGGCATGTGCGTTATTGATGCTAATCAGAGTGACGAAGCCTTGGCCGCCGAGCTAAGGGCGTTTCAAGCGCTTAATCCTGTTATGTATCTGCAGCGCAAAATTGAATTACCGGGGCGGGATATGGGCATGGTGTTCTTGGGGGGAGAGTATCTGGGCAGTTACGCACGGGTATCGCAAAGTGACAGCTGGAATACCACCATTAATAGCGGTGGGCGCTATGCTCTTGCTGAGCCACCGGCTACCACGATTGCGATGGCGCAGCGCGCACAAGCCGCTTTTGATCTAGATTTTACCACGGTGGATGTAGCCGATACCGATAATGGTCCGATTGTCTTTGAAGTGTCTGCTTTTGGCGGCTTTCGCGGCGCGCTGGATGGAGCGGGTATTGATGCCGCAACACTTTATAGTAAATATGCCATTGAGAAGATTCAGATATGA
- a CDS encoding PhoU domain-containing protein — translation MKLPKNIRDNLRFLCIEIDSLLESLESCFLGDVAVQGRRILDRGGYAYNLKVRIHNASLTELSGLNTGDASIMSLRGAEFIATDLERIAELCRESVKQINYLEDIRQLHPEAYPPMLALIREGIAMIGGAARASDSRQALQIGQLEPQVDRAYHALYKRYITALNAKHKRTESLVTALFIAHNIEQMGDALRNMSETIISANIGQPVNFERYHALQESVEHLETAVLKGPLKVVPIAETRSGSAISGVHAGSGRDRETVAIFKEGQKSKLKEERQGVESWHEIYPGLAPRILSYKKRGQSAALLIEHLPGLTFEQILLNGNRRQLAACLERLNETLQSVWTETRNKKPVAAGFIAQTRKRLPEIYKIHPEFQQSASEICGLKKPSFADLLASADAYEKELKAPFSVYIHGDFNVDNIIYDPAEERINFIDLHRSRYMDYVQDVSVFMVSNYRLQILDHKVRQRIMAVAREFCESARRFAVQQGDDSFEIRLALGLARSFITSTRFTLDKSQARSMFQRSCYLIELVLNTPIKDVASFKVPIKEIFIA, via the coding sequence ATGAAGCTCCCCAAGAATATACGCGATAATTTGCGATTTTTATGTATCGAAATTGATTCGCTCTTAGAAAGTTTGGAGTCGTGTTTTCTTGGCGACGTTGCAGTGCAGGGGCGGCGTATTCTCGATAGAGGCGGCTATGCATATAACTTGAAAGTGCGTATACACAATGCCTCATTGACTGAGCTATCAGGGTTAAACACCGGTGATGCCAGTATTATGAGTTTGCGTGGCGCCGAGTTTATTGCCACGGATCTAGAGCGTATTGCAGAGCTGTGCCGTGAGAGTGTAAAACAAATTAACTACCTTGAAGATATCCGGCAGTTACACCCAGAGGCTTATCCACCGATGCTGGCCTTAATTCGTGAAGGTATTGCGATGATAGGCGGCGCAGCGCGGGCTAGCGATAGCCGGCAGGCACTTCAAATTGGTCAGCTAGAACCCCAGGTTGATAGAGCGTATCACGCCCTGTATAAGCGTTATATCACTGCCTTGAATGCAAAGCATAAACGTACTGAAAGCTTGGTGACAGCCCTCTTTATTGCTCATAATATTGAGCAGATGGGCGATGCGCTGCGCAATATGAGTGAAACGATTATCTCTGCCAATATTGGTCAGCCAGTTAATTTTGAACGCTATCACGCCTTGCAAGAGTCAGTGGAGCACTTAGAAACAGCAGTGTTAAAAGGGCCATTAAAGGTGGTGCCGATTGCTGAAACCCGTTCTGGCAGTGCGATATCTGGGGTTCATGCTGGCTCGGGTCGTGATCGAGAAACGGTTGCCATCTTCAAAGAAGGTCAAAAGAGCAAGTTAAAAGAAGAGCGACAGGGTGTAGAAAGCTGGCACGAGATTTACCCTGGCTTAGCACCTAGAATTTTGAGTTACAAAAAACGTGGCCAGTCTGCCGCGCTTCTTATTGAGCATTTACCTGGCTTAACTTTTGAACAAATCTTATTGAATGGTAACCGACGGCAACTTGCGGCTTGTCTTGAAAGGCTCAATGAAACCCTGCAGTCAGTGTGGACCGAAACCCGTAATAAAAAGCCTGTTGCGGCCGGATTTATTGCCCAAACCCGCAAGCGACTCCCAGAAATTTATAAAATTCACCCGGAGTTTCAGCAGAGTGCAAGTGAGATCTGCGGTTTAAAAAAACCGTCATTTGCTGATTTGTTAGCAAGCGCGGATGCCTATGAAAAAGAACTAAAAGCGCCTTTTTCGGTATACATTCACGGCGATTTTAATGTCGATAATATTATTTATGACCCCGCCGAAGAGCGTATCAATTTTATCGATTTACACCGCTCACGGTATATGGATTATGTTCAAGATGTATCTGTGTTCATGGTGTCTAATTATCGCCTACAGATTTTAGATCACAAAGTACGTCAGCGAATTATGGCTGTGGCCCGAGAGTTTTGTGAATCAGCGCGTCGTTTTGCTGTTCAGCAGGGTGATGACAGTTTTGAAATTCGGCTGGCCTTGGGGTTGGCACGTTCATTTATTACATCTACCCGATTTACGCTAGATAAGTCACAGGCGCGGAGTATGTTTCAGCGCTCGTGTTATTTGATTGAGTTGGTACTGAATACCCCCATTAAAGATGTGGCGTCATTTAAAGTACCCATTAAGGAGATTTTCATTGCCTGA
- a CDS encoding DUF2141 domain-containing protein has translation MITRAITLLALNLFFASPSEADSVNLNVLVDGIKQETGTIVVRVYNKDNWLSDAPLQTASLALPADYSGSAVTIPMDIALGNYAFTAYHDLDDNGQMNKTVIGLPAEPVGLSNDHKPRFGPPRYRKAEITIGSDTSEIRISLD, from the coding sequence ATGATCACCCGCGCTATTACCCTGCTTGCCCTCAATCTCTTTTTTGCTTCTCCCTCTGAAGCCGACAGCGTGAATCTAAACGTGCTAGTTGACGGTATAAAACAAGAGACTGGCACCATAGTGGTTAGGGTATACAACAAAGACAATTGGCTAAGTGATGCCCCCCTTCAAACTGCAAGCCTAGCGCTGCCAGCTGATTACAGCGGAAGCGCCGTCACCATCCCTATGGACATTGCATTGGGCAATTACGCTTTTACCGCTTATCACGATCTCGACGACAACGGCCAAATGAATAAAACCGTGATTGGTCTGCCTGCTGAGCCAGTCGGATTATCCAATGATCATAAACCCCGTTTTGGTCCTCCACGCTACCGCAAAGCTGAAATCACCATTGGCAGCGACACTAGCGAAATACGTATTAGCTTAGATTAA
- a CDS encoding SDR family NAD(P)-dependent oxidoreductase, producing the protein MANIVITGSTKGIGLGLAREFARGDHQVLIAGSHQASIDDALHTLKNCGTVYGKVADVRDFQQVQALWDEAQHLFGSVDIWINNAGLARTVWSIVDTPHDEVQAMITTNMLGTINGSKVAASGMLQQGHGKIFNMLGGGSDGETFPGMGIYGSTKRGLDYFTNALVKELKDTPVIVAKIRPGMIITEGVIREAKADFDNFQKSRKMMNNLVDTVETVAPWLVEQILATTKSGHKIRWLNGKKIAIRMLKSRIKARQDQFEAFGL; encoded by the coding sequence ATGGCCAATATCGTTATCACCGGCAGCACAAAAGGTATTGGCTTGGGACTGGCCCGTGAATTTGCTAGAGGCGATCATCAGGTTCTTATCGCGGGGAGTCATCAAGCCAGCATAGACGATGCCCTGCACACACTAAAAAACTGCGGCACCGTTTACGGCAAGGTTGCTGATGTCCGCGATTTTCAACAGGTGCAAGCCCTGTGGGATGAAGCCCAACACTTATTTGGCAGCGTAGACATCTGGATTAACAATGCCGGGCTAGCCCGTACAGTGTGGTCCATCGTCGACACCCCACACGACGAAGTACAAGCCATGATTACCACCAATATGCTCGGCACCATTAATGGCAGCAAAGTAGCGGCCTCTGGCATGTTGCAACAAGGCCACGGCAAAATATTCAATATGCTTGGCGGCGGTAGCGATGGCGAAACCTTTCCTGGCATGGGGATTTATGGCAGCACCAAGCGCGGTCTGGATTACTTTACCAATGCATTGGTAAAAGAACTAAAAGACACACCCGTCATCGTCGCCAAAATTCGCCCCGGAATGATTATTACCGAGGGGGTTATTCGCGAAGCCAAAGCTGATTTTGACAACTTTCAAAAATCCCGAAAAATGATGAACAACTTAGTCGACACCGTCGAAACCGTCGCGCCTTGGTTGGTAGAACAAATTCTTGCCACCACAAAATCGGGTCATAAAATTCGCTGGCTCAACGGAAAAAAAATCGCAATACGAATGTTAAAAAGCCGTATCAAAGCGCGGCAAGATCAGTTCGAAGCCTTCGGACTTTAA
- a CDS encoding D-2-hydroxyacid dehydrogenase: MHGVFLDTDSFSPSDIHWQGLKDSIESSEIYAHTLATETAARIANADIIFTNKVHINRDHFAHAKNLKLIVVLATGTNNIDLVAAAEHKVTVCNNIAYSTTALVEHSAMLMLALMRQLSSYHHSVQQGKWQQHDQFCMLNPPIRELRGKTLGIIGYGASGKGVADFGRAMGMNILAWQSCRSQASHQQPPRLPLTELLPQCDIVSIHCPLTSETKHLIDYAALTLMKPSAMLINTARGGIVHEHDLAHALNQGLLAGAAVDVLSEEPPRNGNPLLDCHHPNLIITPHNAWASCESRQVLIDQSIEIVKAFRAGKPINQV, translated from the coding sequence ATGCACGGCGTTTTTTTAGATACCGACAGCTTTTCACCGTCGGATATTCATTGGCAAGGCTTAAAAGACAGCATAGAAAGCTCAGAGATATATGCACATACATTGGCAACAGAGACAGCGGCCAGAATCGCAAACGCCGATATTATCTTCACCAATAAAGTACACATCAACCGTGATCATTTTGCACACGCTAAGAATCTGAAATTGATTGTTGTGCTAGCCACCGGCACCAACAATATCGACCTCGTCGCAGCCGCAGAACATAAGGTGACGGTATGCAATAACATTGCTTATTCAACGACCGCGCTTGTAGAGCATAGCGCCATGTTAATGCTCGCGCTTATGCGCCAACTAAGCAGCTATCACCACAGCGTACAACAGGGAAAATGGCAGCAGCATGATCAGTTTTGCATGCTAAACCCACCCATACGGGAATTGCGTGGCAAGACCTTGGGCATTATAGGCTATGGCGCATCCGGCAAAGGTGTCGCTGATTTTGGCCGCGCGATGGGCATGAATATTCTTGCATGGCAATCCTGCCGCAGCCAAGCAAGTCATCAACAACCGCCTCGTTTACCACTCACTGAACTGCTACCACAGTGCGATATTGTCAGCATCCACTGCCCGCTTACTTCAGAAACAAAACACCTTATCGATTATGCCGCCTTAACCTTAATGAAACCCAGCGCAATGTTGATCAACACGGCGCGGGGTGGGATTGTTCACGAACATGATTTAGCACACGCCTTGAATCAAGGTCTCTTAGCTGGGGCTGCTGTAGATGTATTAAGTGAGGAACCGCCGCGCAACGGCAATCCACTGCTAGATTGCCATCACCCAAATTTAATTATCACCCCTCACAATGCATGGGCAAGCTGCGAATCTCGGCAAGTACTGATCGATCAATCTATCGAGATTGTAAAGGCCTTTCGAGCGGGAAAACCCATCAATCAAGTTTAG
- a CDS encoding NAD-dependent epimerase/dehydratase family protein produces the protein MKVFILGMGHAGKALANRLRSDGHQIIGSTTTPEKVNDLYNYADEVVLLKGSDTAKVAAAATGCDAIIVTVAPNIRKTRTREERETEYHETLEKSCINAAKASPRVIFLSSFSVYGNGGSGTDPIDEQTPTANHEEPSSRYYQAAEQAVLGSSTGCVLRFPDMYGAPGDMSFPDRVKMAHNFFGGKVVFGPNAPLYCIHFEDVIEAVKHAVDNTLCGVYNVCDNDNLPYTNKQVFDAITDAQGLSRLEYLDQIQAPNRKISAQKIYNTGYRVKHPDPNALLVETHTTQEA, from the coding sequence ATGAAAGTTTTCATACTCGGCATGGGTCATGCTGGAAAAGCATTGGCAAATCGCTTACGCAGCGATGGCCATCAAATTATTGGTAGCACCACCACCCCCGAAAAAGTAAATGATCTCTATAATTATGCCGACGAAGTCGTGCTGCTCAAAGGCAGTGACACGGCAAAAGTCGCGGCTGCCGCCACCGGCTGCGATGCGATTATTGTCACCGTTGCCCCCAATATTCGCAAAACGCGAACCCGAGAAGAGCGCGAAACTGAATACCATGAAACGCTGGAAAAAAGCTGTATTAACGCAGCAAAAGCCTCGCCGCGAGTGATTTTCTTATCCTCATTTTCTGTTTACGGTAACGGTGGTAGTGGCACTGATCCCATTGACGAACAAACCCCAACCGCTAATCACGAAGAACCCTCGTCGCGCTACTATCAGGCTGCAGAGCAAGCCGTTCTCGGTTCATCTACAGGATGTGTACTGCGCTTTCCCGATATGTATGGCGCTCCTGGGGATATGAGTTTTCCCGATCGCGTAAAAATGGCTCATAATTTTTTTGGTGGCAAAGTTGTTTTTGGCCCTAATGCACCGCTCTACTGCATTCACTTTGAAGACGTCATAGAAGCCGTTAAGCACGCCGTTGATAACACCCTTTGCGGTGTATACAACGTCTGCGACAACGACAACCTACCGTATACAAACAAACAGGTATTCGATGCGATTACCGACGCCCAAGGCCTCAGCCGCTTAGAGTATTTAGACCAAATTCAAGCGCCAAACCGCAAAATTTCGGCACAGAAAATTTACAACACAGGCTACCGGGTGAAGCATCCAGACCCCAATGCCCTGCTGGTCGAAACACACACCACGCAAGAGGCCTAA
- a CDS encoding MFS transporter — MRALGIELSEGIRPRHLTAYLIAAFISSGYAGALAVLQPGLLATLGYATADQAHITGLLGAAQEAVLILTMGLFGVFADRIGRRSVYAFGLSFTALGFIIYPYAQNLPQLIAFRLVIALGGAAMIGMMVTVIADYSSDKDRGKANGLQGLIATFGAFIPPILGILPGIFVSKGFTELEAQQASFGIGGAMGIVGTAVVLIGLAPKTTVLVKQAQEPLSTMLKKGLAAAKDPGVALSYGAAFISRGDLAVTGAFMGLWLVQFGTQNLGMAPSQAMQELAVPRILTTVTGAMIGAIAMGFIADKIRRSTAVTLAAGLAGCVYLSVGLVDDPTSPWVFALLGIMGVAEISAFVSSQALVGQQAPRARRGAVIGFFGVAGAVGILVGTAGGGWLFAAFSPSAPFVLFGVLNMLVFISSLIIRSKIINPNSAEPG, encoded by the coding sequence ATGCGAGCCCTTGGCATAGAATTATCTGAGGGCATTCGCCCACGACACCTCACCGCCTATTTAATTGCCGCCTTTATTTCATCAGGCTACGCGGGTGCATTGGCCGTACTGCAACCCGGCCTATTAGCCACTCTGGGCTACGCCACGGCTGACCAAGCTCATATCACAGGGCTTCTCGGCGCGGCTCAAGAGGCGGTTTTAATTCTTACCATGGGCCTATTTGGCGTATTCGCCGACCGCATAGGCCGGCGCTCGGTTTATGCCTTTGGACTTAGCTTCACCGCCCTTGGTTTTATTATTTATCCCTACGCCCAAAATCTTCCCCAGCTCATTGCGTTTCGCTTAGTTATCGCCCTTGGTGGAGCGGCAATGATCGGCATGATGGTAACGGTGATTGCCGACTACAGCAGCGACAAAGACCGTGGCAAAGCCAATGGCTTGCAAGGGCTCATTGCCACGTTTGGTGCATTCATTCCACCGATACTGGGTATTTTACCCGGCATCTTTGTCAGCAAAGGATTCACTGAGCTTGAGGCCCAACAAGCGAGCTTTGGAATTGGTGGCGCCATGGGGATTGTTGGCACCGCCGTTGTCCTCATTGGCTTGGCACCCAAAACAACAGTCTTGGTAAAACAAGCGCAAGAGCCACTATCCACCATGCTCAAAAAAGGTTTGGCCGCCGCCAAAGACCCCGGCGTGGCTCTGAGCTATGGCGCTGCATTTATTTCCCGAGGCGATCTTGCTGTTACGGGAGCCTTTATGGGTTTATGGCTGGTGCAGTTTGGCACTCAAAACTTGGGCATGGCACCCAGTCAAGCCATGCAAGAACTTGCGGTGCCACGCATTTTAACCACGGTAACGGGCGCGATGATTGGCGCCATTGCCATGGGATTTATCGCCGACAAAATTCGCCGTAGCACCGCGGTAACATTAGCAGCTGGACTCGCTGGCTGTGTATACCTCAGCGTCGGCCTTGTCGATGACCCAACCTCACCCTGGGTCTTTGCCTTACTGGGAATAATGGGTGTGGCCGAAATCAGTGCCTTTGTATCTAGCCAAGCACTAGTAGGACAGCAAGCACCACGTGCTCGCCGGGGAGCCGTCATCGGATTTTTCGGCGTTGCCGGTGCCGTTGGTATCCTCGTCGGCACCGCCGGTGGTGGCTGGTTATTTGCGGCATTTAGCCCCAGCGCACCCTTTGTACTTTTTGGGGTTTTAAATATGCTTGTTTTCATCAGCTCGCTAATAATTAGGTCAAAAATTATCAACCCAAATTCAGCTGAGCCTGGCTAA
- a CDS encoding GAK system CofD-like protein translates to MTSIRVTRSLTIPDALRISRYKKIPELGPRVLFFSGGSALNSLCKTLKNYTHNSVHLITPFDSGGSSAELRKAFDMPSIGDLRSRLMALADESVLGHPEVVALFNHRLDKHLSQETLKAELAELIRGKSPLINDIANPMRKLICNQLGYFFNAMPKNFDLRGASIGNLILTGGYLNNHRHLDPIIFLFSKLVNVQGTVRAIVNDDLHLGADLEDGSELIGQHLLTGKEVPPLNSAINQIFLSEHPDIKSIKSTAIRKKTRKLIESAELICYPPGSFFSSLLANLIPEGVGKAIAENDCPKVYIPNLGSDPEQFNMDLTSSVERLLAQLHAGCDPDTSNQQLLNFVLLDSRNGIYPSRLSTAVLKSLNVELIDTRLVSKQSAPYYDNELLVSALMSLT, encoded by the coding sequence ATGACCAGTATTCGCGTTACCCGCAGCCTCACCATTCCAGACGCCCTACGCATCAGCCGCTATAAAAAAATACCTGAGCTTGGTCCTCGTGTTTTATTTTTTAGTGGCGGGTCTGCTCTCAATAGCCTGTGTAAAACGCTCAAGAACTACACACATAATTCCGTACACCTCATAACGCCCTTTGATTCTGGCGGCAGCTCAGCTGAATTACGCAAAGCTTTTGACATGCCATCAATAGGAGATCTTCGCAGCCGTTTAATGGCCCTGGCTGACGAATCGGTATTAGGTCACCCTGAGGTGGTCGCGCTATTTAATCACCGGCTCGACAAACACTTATCCCAAGAGACCTTAAAAGCAGAGCTAGCCGAACTGATCCGTGGTAAATCACCGCTGATTAATGACATTGCCAACCCCATGCGAAAATTAATTTGCAATCAACTGGGGTACTTCTTTAATGCGATGCCAAAAAACTTTGACTTGCGCGGTGCAAGTATTGGCAACCTTATTTTAACGGGAGGCTATTTAAATAATCACCGCCATTTAGACCCCATTATTTTTCTGTTCTCAAAGCTCGTCAATGTACAGGGTACGGTAAGGGCCATTGTTAATGATGACCTGCATCTGGGGGCCGATCTTGAAGATGGCAGTGAATTAATAGGCCAACATTTACTAACCGGTAAAGAAGTGCCGCCATTAAACTCTGCCATCAATCAGATTTTTTTATCTGAACACCCAGACATTAAGTCGATTAAATCAACCGCAATACGCAAGAAAACCCGCAAGCTCATCGAGTCAGCCGAATTAATTTGCTATCCACCCGGCAGCTTTTTTTCATCACTATTAGCAAACTTAATCCCAGAGGGTGTAGGTAAAGCCATTGCTGAGAACGACTGTCCAAAAGTATATATCCCCAACTTAGGCAGCGACCCAGAGCAATTCAATATGGACTTAACCAGTTCAGTAGAACGCTTACTAGCTCAACTTCACGCGGGTTGCGATCCCGATACAAGTAATCAGCAGTTGTTAAATTTTGTCTTGCTCGACAGCCGCAATGGCATCTACCCCTCTCGATTATCAACCGCGGTACTTAAGTCCTTAAATGTCGAACTTATTGATACCCGCCTTGTTAGCAAACAAAGTGCACCCTACTACGATAATGAACTGTTGGTCTCGGCATTAATGTCACTGACGTAA
- a CDS encoding HprK-related kinase B — translation MIKSSEEMYHYFLNNVELEEVVLTLAWADITVNVQTNSADLLTGLRDYFSFCLASAAEISNASKVINLVALEMAAPELPVTFEDWQREPGKKGRKDSFFALDDGRLLRKVRTGMVFLQSQSVLLAAGPCIANSNQVVNFINSQIMNHLQQQNYLIGHAAAAYINGCGVAFAGFSGGGKSTLMLKLMEHSDSKFISNDRLFLREDGDGVQAVGVPKLPRVNPGTLLNNPRLRGLMTDDECRYFAEMSMPELWDVEQKYDVPIAALYGPKRILAAAPLSAIVILNWRHDSEQATAINPVDITERQELISAVQKSPGPFYQSTDGRFLSDELRIDSTPYLAALKRIQVWELSGKVDIEQGVMLINEQLEADLVCHA, via the coding sequence ATGATTAAATCTAGTGAAGAGATGTACCATTATTTTCTTAATAATGTGGAGCTTGAAGAGGTTGTTTTGACATTGGCGTGGGCTGATATCACCGTCAATGTACAGACTAATTCTGCTGACCTTCTAACCGGTTTAAGGGACTATTTTTCATTTTGCCTTGCGTCTGCTGCAGAAATTTCAAACGCGTCAAAAGTCATTAATCTTGTGGCGCTTGAAATGGCGGCGCCAGAGCTTCCCGTTACATTTGAAGACTGGCAACGTGAGCCTGGTAAAAAAGGGCGTAAAGATAGCTTTTTCGCGCTGGATGACGGTAGATTATTGCGAAAAGTTCGCACTGGTATGGTGTTTTTACAAAGCCAAAGTGTCTTGCTGGCGGCAGGTCCCTGTATTGCCAATAGCAACCAGGTAGTCAACTTTATCAATTCCCAGATAATGAATCATCTACAGCAGCAAAATTACCTTATTGGCCACGCCGCCGCGGCGTATATCAACGGTTGTGGGGTCGCCTTTGCGGGTTTCTCTGGTGGTGGAAAGTCCACTTTAATGTTGAAACTTATGGAGCACTCAGACAGTAAGTTTATCAGCAATGACCGCTTGTTCTTGCGAGAAGATGGTGACGGTGTACAGGCCGTGGGTGTGCCTAAATTACCACGGGTAAATCCGGGTACGCTATTGAATAATCCTCGCTTACGTGGATTGATGACGGACGATGAATGCCGCTATTTTGCCGAGATGTCCATGCCTGAGTTATGGGATGTCGAGCAGAAATACGATGTTCCTATTGCTGCACTTTATGGCCCTAAGCGGATTCTTGCTGCTGCGCCATTATCGGCCATTGTGATTTTGAATTGGCGCCATGATAGTGAGCAAGCAACCGCAATTAATCCCGTTGATATTACTGAGCGTCAGGAGCTGATAAGTGCTGTACAAAAGTCGCCAGGGCCATTTTATCAAAGTACTGATGGGCGGTTTCTAAGCGATGAACTCCGTATTGATAGCACGCCGTACTTGGCTGCACTCAAGCGAATTCAGGTGTGGGAGTTGTCTGGAAAAGTAGATATTGAGCAGGGTGTAATGCTTATCAATGAGCAGCTAGAAGCAGATCTTGTATGCCACGCTTAG